In the Vicinamibacteria bacterium genome, one interval contains:
- a CDS encoding ATP-binding protein — MPASVIQTAAARLSHEIRNSLTGISGALDVLRDQLARSPEVEEVWTRVRREVGRIESSLAELNVFAEVSPPVLQTRNLHEIIDRVLNRETHTSTTRVTRRYCESLPDVAVDEKLLHDALGRLLRNAFEAMPQGGVVTITTQCTLEHVLLSIRDTGAGLAPDALRWVFEPFYSSKTRGLGLGLAIARRHIEAHGGSITAATTADGGTEFTVSLPIPAKR; from the coding sequence ATGCCCGCCTCAGTGATACAGACCGCGGCGGCGCGCCTGTCCCATGAGATCCGGAACTCCCTCACCGGCATCAGCGGAGCTCTCGACGTGCTCCGGGACCAGCTGGCGCGGAGTCCGGAGGTCGAGGAAGTTTGGACGCGCGTGAGACGCGAAGTGGGCCGTATCGAGTCGTCGCTGGCGGAGCTCAATGTCTTCGCCGAAGTTTCCCCTCCGGTACTTCAGACCAGAAACTTGCACGAAATCATCGACCGCGTATTGAATCGGGAGACTCACACCTCGACGACCCGGGTCACGCGACGTTACTGCGAGAGCCTGCCGGACGTCGCCGTGGACGAGAAGCTGCTTCATGACGCACTCGGCCGCTTGTTGCGAAACGCCTTCGAGGCAATGCCGCAGGGTGGTGTCGTGACGATCACCACGCAATGTACTCTGGAGCACGTTCTGTTGTCGATTCGAGACACCGGGGCCGGTCTCGCTCCCGACGCCCTCCGATGGGTTTTCGAGCCCTTCTATTCGAGCAAGACGCGGGGGCTGGGGCTCGGCCTGGCCATCGCCCGACGCCACATCGAGGCGCACGGCGGCTCCATCACCGCGGCAACTACCGCGGACGGCGGCACGGAATTCACCGTCAGTCTTCCGATTCCCGCGAAGCGTTGA
- a CDS encoding sigma-54 dependent transcriptional regulator — protein MALDKVLIVDDEDLIRWSLQQKLTNWGYRTFQAPDAQTAIELAESESPDLVLLDIHLPDRNGLEVLQAIKELDARCIVIIMTAYGVLEDAVKALRFGAYDFVSKPLNFEELKATLQNALEAIKLRQELRHFREQDRKRSGVDSIIGESRAITEAVEMMKKVALSPATTVLLQGESGTGKDLFAKAIHYASSRADKPFLAINCAALPENLVESELFGHERGAFTDARQQKKGLLELADGGTILLDEIGEMPLGLQAKLLRVLENQSFKRVGGIQDVRVDVRIIASSNRDLKKMVALERFRQDLYYRLNVITIDLPPLRDRRADVKVLARRFIEDLNAAFGKQIEGLTPQAEALLAGYPWPGNVRELRNAIERAMILEDGPRIGAEAFPFDSGDRHAIGSERSLPSLDIPETGTSLDRVEEELIRQALQRTGGNQTRAAKLLDITRDTLRYKMKKFRLTETNQ, from the coding sequence ATGGCCCTAGACAAGGTTCTCATTGTAGACGACGAAGACTTGATTCGGTGGTCACTCCAGCAAAAACTGACCAACTGGGGCTACCGCACCTTTCAAGCCCCCGACGCACAGACCGCGATCGAGCTCGCGGAGAGCGAGAGCCCGGATTTGGTTCTACTCGATATCCATTTGCCCGATCGAAACGGGCTCGAGGTTCTTCAAGCCATCAAGGAGCTCGACGCGCGCTGCATCGTGATCATCATGACCGCGTATGGCGTTCTGGAGGATGCCGTCAAAGCGCTTCGTTTCGGAGCCTATGATTTCGTTTCGAAGCCACTCAACTTCGAGGAATTGAAAGCAACTCTCCAAAACGCCCTCGAGGCCATCAAGCTCCGTCAGGAGCTGCGCCACTTCCGCGAGCAGGATCGGAAACGTTCGGGAGTCGACAGCATCATCGGGGAGTCGCGGGCGATCACCGAAGCCGTGGAGATGATGAAGAAGGTGGCGCTCAGCCCGGCGACCACCGTCCTCCTTCAAGGGGAGAGCGGCACGGGAAAGGACCTTTTCGCCAAAGCGATTCACTACGCCAGCTCGCGCGCCGATAAACCGTTTCTCGCCATCAACTGCGCGGCGCTGCCGGAGAATCTCGTGGAGAGCGAGCTCTTCGGGCACGAGCGAGGCGCATTTACCGACGCCCGCCAACAGAAGAAAGGTCTTTTGGAGCTCGCCGACGGGGGTACGATCCTTCTCGACGAGATCGGGGAGATGCCTCTCGGCCTCCAGGCGAAGCTCTTGAGAGTGCTCGAGAATCAGAGCTTCAAGCGTGTGGGTGGCATCCAGGACGTCCGCGTCGACGTCAGGATCATCGCCTCGTCGAATCGAGACCTCAAGAAGATGGTGGCCCTCGAGCGATTCCGACAGGACCTCTACTATCGGCTCAACGTCATCACCATCGACCTCCCGCCGCTGAGAGATCGAAGGGCCGATGTCAAGGTCTTGGCCCGCCGCTTCATCGAGGACTTGAATGCGGCCTTCGGTAAACAGATCGAGGGCCTGACACCCCAGGCCGAAGCGCTCTTGGCGGGTTACCCGTGGCCCGGTAATGTGAGAGAGCTTCGAAATGCCATCGAGCGGGCAATGATCCTCGAGGACGGTCCCCGGATCGGTGCCGAAGCCTTTCCCTTCGATTCGGGCGATCGCCACGCGATCGGATCGGAAAGAAGCCTTCCGTCTCTCGATATTCCCGAGACGGGAACTTCGCTCGATAGGGTGGAGGAGGAGCTCATCCGCCAGGCCCTGCAACGAACCGGAGGCAACCAGACCAGGGCGGCCAAGCTCCTCGACATCACCCGAGATACGTTGCGTTACAAAATGAAGAAATTCCGGTTGACGGAAACCAATCAGTGA
- a CDS encoding universal stress protein yields the protein MEIRKILVPTDFSESANHALKQAVELAARCRAKLHLFHVVEPFTDPKGGLGASVRDYLERLERDANEALSIEINALKGRGIDVVYTTERRISSFEGILAKVEELSPDLVVLGTRGRTGLKRFVMGSVAEKVLQYVPVNVLTIGTRSPVVPAGECFERILVPVDFSEPSKRAVSAARSLLNKGGQLFVGHVVASPIHPSFYAGGITRLFQLDPDLPERIRKNLSSWLEGEAAEILVQEGDVPKEILDMSASKRCQLIVMGNRGLSALEHFLLGSVSERVVRHSKSPVLTVH from the coding sequence ATGGAAATTCGGAAGATTCTCGTCCCAACGGATTTCTCCGAATCGGCGAATCACGCCTTGAAGCAGGCGGTCGAGCTTGCGGCCCGATGCCGGGCGAAGCTCCATCTGTTTCATGTCGTCGAGCCGTTCACTGACCCGAAGGGTGGTCTCGGCGCTTCGGTTCGAGATTATCTGGAGCGTCTGGAACGAGACGCAAACGAGGCGCTGTCAATCGAGATCAACGCACTGAAAGGGAGGGGCATAGACGTCGTTTACACGACCGAGCGCCGCATTTCCTCTTTCGAAGGCATCCTGGCGAAAGTCGAAGAGCTCTCTCCCGACCTGGTGGTTCTGGGTACCCGCGGCCGGACGGGATTGAAGCGGTTCGTCATGGGTAGCGTCGCGGAAAAGGTCCTGCAGTACGTGCCGGTGAACGTGTTGACGATTGGAACCCGGTCTCCGGTTGTGCCCGCGGGCGAGTGTTTCGAGCGCATCCTGGTACCGGTCGACTTTTCCGAGCCGTCGAAGCGTGCAGTGAGTGCCGCCCGCTCGCTCCTCAACAAAGGCGGGCAGCTCTTCGTTGGCCATGTGGTCGCGAGTCCGATTCATCCATCTTTCTATGCCGGGGGAATCACCAGACTCTTTCAATTGGATCCGGACTTGCCGGAACGCATTCGCAAGAACCTGTCGAGCTGGCTGGAGGGCGAGGCCGCGGAGATCCTCGTGCAAGAAGGGGACGTTCCCAAGGAGATACTGGACATGTCGGCCAGCAAGCGGTGCCAGCTGATCGTGATGGGCAACCGCGGCCTGAGCGCTCTCGAGCACTTCCTTCTCGGCAGCGTCAGCGAGCGCGT